A window of candidate division WOR-3 bacterium contains these coding sequences:
- the tgt gene encoding tRNA guanosine(34) transglycosylase Tgt, whose translation MPLKFSLEKKSGSARVGRLELPHGVVETPVFMPVGTQGTVKTMSPKELSEIGVEMIVANTYHLYLRPGVEVIRLAGGLNQFTGINLPILTDSGGFQITSLSSLVKISREGIQFQSHIDGSYHFFTPEKVIEIQSIFQNDIAMCLDCCLGFPLPYEKAKEAVKINTEWAKRSKAISRITTFAIIQGGTFSDLRKESAQTLLDLDFPGYAIGGLFLGEPAAVSYEMIKLLSEILPEEKPRYVMGAGYPEDIIECVNMGIDMFDCVLPTRNGRTGTAFTSEGRILIRNARYSKDFSPLDSRCECYTCKNFSRAYLRHLFIAEEILGQRLLTYHNLHFFINLLKQIRSAIREERWENFTRNFLREYKREER comes from the coding sequence ATTCCATTGAAATTTTCCTTAGAGAAAAAATCCGGTTCTGCCCGGGTTGGCCGGTTAGAGTTGCCCCACGGGGTTGTGGAGACACCAGTCTTCATGCCGGTGGGAACACAAGGGACGGTAAAGACGATGAGCCCAAAAGAATTATCGGAGATCGGGGTGGAGATGATTGTTGCCAATACCTACCATCTCTATCTGCGACCGGGGGTGGAGGTGATAAGGTTAGCCGGTGGTCTAAATCAATTCACCGGAATTAATCTCCCAATCCTCACCGATTCCGGTGGTTTCCAAATCACCTCTCTCTCCTCTTTAGTGAAAATTAGCCGAGAGGGGATTCAATTTCAATCCCATATTGATGGTTCTTATCACTTCTTCACCCCAGAAAAGGTGATTGAAATCCAAAGTATTTTTCAGAATGATATTGCGATGTGCCTCGATTGCTGCCTGGGCTTTCCCTTACCTTACGAAAAGGCGAAAGAAGCGGTAAAGATAAATACCGAATGGGCAAAACGGTCAAAGGCGATTTCCCGAATTACCACCTTTGCTATAATTCAAGGGGGAACCTTTTCGGATTTGAGAAAAGAATCGGCGCAGACTCTGCTTGATTTAGATTTTCCTGGTTACGCGATTGGCGGTCTATTTTTAGGTGAGCCAGCCGCCGTCAGTTACGAGATGATAAAACTCCTCTCTGAGATCCTACCCGAAGAGAAACCGAGATACGTGATGGGCGCTGGGTATCCCGAAGATATAATTGAATGTGTCAATATGGGGATTGATATGTTTGATTGTGTCCTACCGACCCGCAACGGCAGAACTGGAACCGCTTTCACCTCCGAGGGGCGAATTTTGATTCGGAATGCCCGATACAGCAAAGACTTTTCCCCCTTAGATTCAAGGTGCGAATGCTATACGTGTAAAAATTTCTCTCGCGCCTATCTCCGCCACCTCTTCATCGCGGAAGAGATTTTGGGGCAGCGGCTTTTAACCTATCACAATCTCCATTTCTTCATTAATCTCCTGAAGCAGATCCGCTCGGCGATTAGAGAAGAGCGCTGGGAAAATTTTACTCGGAATTTTTTGCGGGAATACAAAAGGGAGGAGAGATGA
- a CDS encoding sugar phosphate nucleotidyltransferase, protein MKKRKLHIIIPAAGEGRRLKPLTHTTPKSLLAVAGKPIIGHIIERITDLNPERVVVVIGSNQGGLVEKYLTETFHLPFFFAKQENPLGLGDAVYRAKDYVAEDASCLIILGDTILDMNFSEFIKEENLVGVKRVENPRRFGIVELRDGVIARIVEKPQEPKSDLAIVGVYYFTESAPLFRALQTIIEKNIKTKGEYQLSDALELLIEEGLILKAQPVEYWLDCGTPEALIETNRYLLQSNNYYQERKGSVIIPPVYIADSALIEESVIGPFVSISEEAEIRRSIIKDSIINRNATVENSLLAETILGENAVIKEKPLRLNLGDFSLMEFH, encoded by the coding sequence ATGAAGAAGAGAAAGTTGCATATTATCATCCCCGCAGCGGGAGAGGGAAGACGTCTTAAACCCCTTACCCACACCACACCAAAATCACTTTTAGCGGTGGCGGGAAAACCAATCATCGGCCATATCATTGAAAGGATCACCGACTTAAATCCGGAGAGGGTGGTCGTCGTCATCGGGAGTAACCAAGGAGGTCTGGTAGAAAAGTACCTCACCGAAACCTTCCACCTTCCTTTCTTTTTTGCTAAGCAAGAGAACCCATTGGGCTTGGGGGATGCGGTCTATCGGGCAAAGGATTATGTGGCAGAAGATGCCAGTTGTCTCATCATCCTGGGAGACACCATCCTGGATATGAATTTTTCTGAATTTATTAAAGAAGAGAATTTGGTGGGGGTAAAGCGAGTGGAAAATCCCCGCCGTTTTGGTATCGTAGAATTGAGAGACGGGGTAATCGCCCGCATTGTGGAGAAACCCCAAGAACCAAAGAGCGATTTGGCAATTGTTGGCGTCTATTACTTTACCGAAAGTGCTCCTCTTTTCCGCGCCCTGCAGACGATTATTGAGAAGAATATAAAGACGAAAGGAGAGTACCAACTCTCCGATGCCTTAGAATTATTGATTGAAGAAGGGTTAATTCTTAAAGCCCAGCCGGTGGAATACTGGTTAGATTGTGGAACGCCGGAGGCATTGATTGAGACGAACCGCTATCTCCTACAAAGTAATAACTACTATCAGGAACGGAAGGGAAGCGTCATCATCCCTCCGGTTTATATCGCCGATTCGGCATTGATTGAAGAATCGGTAATCGGTCCTTTCGTCTCAATTTCCGAAGAGGCAGAAATCCGGCGGTCAATAATTAAAGATTCCATCATCAACCGCAACGCCACGGTAGAAAATTCCCTTTTGGCGGAGACGATTCTGGGGGAGAATGCGGTAATTAAAGAGAAACCGCTAAGATTAAATCTCGGTGACTTTTCTCTAATGGAATTCCATTGA
- a CDS encoding OmpA family protein, whose translation MRSLIFVFSLILFFSLTLADPALGGGRGLFRIQDARVEEDGALVFASRWVFNRERLDPYSVRYHGPLFGLEMNYAPFPFFEVFGSLIGLVDAKTGPFHLYYDWQGQNLGAKLSYPYLPVIKLAVAGNWLMEKSDHQLEFMEGLFPKGKSWRAIGSFRLWELYKTLPTIIFNYGSSFGEDEKYSFLGAGLEMASNAVDLFIEASSEKGEGVGFFTKEAKARITPGVRVRIPYFHLTGGVELGLTDVVPDYEAILGFAFISPFPKPPRRPWGRLAGKVQDARTGMPLEAIITFPNQKIRSMKTDPKTGIFFLQRAPVGVIVVQAEKEGYIPEAIPVVITDGGFANYTFNLKPLVPYGTVAGRIYDIYTKKPLEAKITFTDLNLAPTMSNPTTGFFQINNVPAGLVYLVAEKDGYFTETRMVEVEDGGISKLEIGLAPLDMKGTFQGKVVDKQSGKPVAATITFMETQRPVILTDTLTGQFTTELPVGSYQVKVEAPGYVTQTSTFSINKGEVTERKFELVSKGMVLTLKGVYFDFAKATLRTESYPALMEAIQILKDNPDIQVEIQGHTDNIGSDAFNQRLSERRAQAVVNFLVQYGGIAPQRLTAKGYGEKRPIASNETEEGRQLNRRVDFVILR comes from the coding sequence ATGCGAAGTTTAATCTTTGTATTTTCTTTAATCCTCTTTTTCTCTTTAACGCTTGCTGACCCGGCATTAGGCGGCGGACGAGGCCTCTTTCGGATTCAGGATGCCCGAGTGGAAGAAGACGGTGCCTTAGTCTTTGCCAGCCGTTGGGTATTTAATCGGGAAAGACTAGACCCTTATAGTGTTCGCTACCACGGTCCCCTTTTCGGTCTGGAGATGAACTATGCCCCATTCCCATTTTTTGAAGTATTCGGCAGCCTTATCGGCCTGGTTGATGCGAAAACTGGTCCCTTCCATCTGTATTATGATTGGCAGGGGCAAAATTTAGGGGCGAAACTTTCCTATCCCTACTTACCAGTAATCAAACTGGCGGTTGCCGGAAACTGGTTGATGGAGAAATCTGACCACCAATTAGAGTTTATGGAAGGTCTTTTCCCGAAGGGTAAATCCTGGCGAGCAATCGGGTCTTTCCGCCTCTGGGAACTCTATAAAACACTGCCCACCATTATTTTTAACTACGGCTCAAGTTTTGGTGAAGATGAAAAATATTCCTTTCTTGGTGCCGGCTTAGAGATGGCCTCTAATGCCGTTGACCTATTCATTGAGGCAAGTTCAGAAAAGGGAGAAGGTGTTGGGTTCTTTACCAAAGAAGCCAAAGCGAGAATTACTCCCGGTGTGAGGGTGCGCATTCCTTATTTTCATCTTACCGGTGGGGTAGAACTCGGTTTGACGGATGTGGTTCCGGATTACGAGGCGATTTTAGGCTTTGCCTTCATCTCACCCTTCCCCAAACCACCCCGCAGACCCTGGGGTCGTTTAGCGGGCAAGGTGCAAGATGCCCGAACCGGTATGCCCTTGGAGGCAATTATTACCTTTCCCAATCAGAAGATTCGTTCTATGAAAACTGACCCCAAAACCGGTATCTTCTTCTTGCAGCGGGCACCAGTGGGCGTGATTGTTGTCCAGGCGGAAAAAGAAGGTTATATTCCAGAAGCGATTCCGGTGGTGATTACCGATGGCGGTTTTGCCAATTATACCTTTAACCTCAAGCCTCTCGTTCCGTATGGGACAGTAGCCGGACGGATTTACGATATCTATACCAAAAAGCCCTTAGAGGCAAAGATCACCTTCACCGACCTCAATCTGGCACCAACGATGTCCAATCCCACAACCGGGTTCTTCCAGATTAATAATGTCCCTGCTGGTTTGGTCTATCTCGTGGCGGAAAAAGATGGTTACTTCACCGAAACCAGAATGGTGGAAGTGGAAGATGGTGGCATCTCTAAGTTAGAGATTGGGCTTGCCCCCTTAGATATGAAAGGGACCTTCCAGGGCAAAGTTGTTGATAAGCAATCCGGTAAACCGGTTGCGGCAACGATTACCTTTATGGAAACTCAAAGACCGGTTATTTTAACTGATACTTTAACTGGACAATTCACTACGGAACTACCAGTTGGCTCTTACCAAGTAAAGGTTGAAGCCCCAGGTTATGTTACCCAGACGAGCACTTTCTCAATCAATAAAGGAGAAGTGACCGAAAGGAAATTTGAGTTGGTGAGTAAGGGAATGGTCTTAACCTTGAAAGGGGTTTACTTTGACTTCGCCAAGGCGACTTTAAGAACCGAATCTTATCCGGCTCTGATGGAGGCAATTCAGATTCTCAAAGATAATCCCGATATTCAAGTTGAGATTCAAGGTCATACCGACAATATTGGTTCCGATGCCTTCAACCAGAGACTTTCCGAAAGACGCGCCCAGGCGGTCGTTAATTTCCTTGTTCAGTATGGTGGCATCGCTCCCCAAAGACTTACCGCAAAGGGCTACGGAGAAAAAAGACCAATCGCTTCTAATGAAACCGAGGAAGGAAGACAACTCAACCGAAGGGTTGATTTTGTGATTCTCAGATAA
- a CDS encoding GNAT family N-acetyltransferase, whose product MTKELERRIVEEIVRLVPAENQEKLNSFIRSRPLAKTGEETINFTIEGYKVAFYQYEDLITKEKLLEIWLYDVNEPIGYVRLDPEWKNPNDDGKKRWEITRAYIRPKYRGRKLSPLFIKIALGLAKKANAFSVTAYPRHVAMLVSLIEEGFTTQEGNYDYTLRRIFRQGRRWYNKNTSARRLYYAQEFRPFIQEGSFIMEKRVKRKTFWDFLLEKI is encoded by the coding sequence ATGACCAAAGAATTAGAGAGGAGGATTGTGGAAGAGATCGTGCGGCTCGTCCCAGCCGAGAATCAGGAAAAACTCAATTCTTTCATTAGGAGTCGCCCCCTCGCCAAAACCGGAGAAGAGACCATAAACTTTACGATTGAAGGTTACAAAGTTGCCTTTTACCAATACGAGGATTTAATCACCAAAGAAAAACTCTTAGAGATTTGGCTTTATGATGTCAACGAGCCGATTGGCTACGTGCGCCTTGACCCGGAATGGAAAAATCCGAATGACGACGGCAAGAAAAGATGGGAAATTACCCGGGCTTACATTCGTCCCAAATACCGAGGTCGTAAACTCTCCCCTTTATTTATTAAAATCGCCTTGGGCCTAGCAAAAAAAGCCAATGCCTTTTCGGTAACTGCCTATCCCCGGCATGTCGCGATGCTTGTTTCCTTGATTGAAGAAGGGTTTACTACTCAAGAAGGTAACTACGATTACACCTTAAGGCGTATCTTTCGTCAGGGAAGGCGCTGGTATAATAAAAACACCAGTGCCCGAAGATTATATTATGCTCAGGAATTCCGACCATTCATTCAGGAAGGAAGTTTCATAATGGAAAAACGGGTAAAGAGAAAAACCTTTTGGGATTTCTTACTGGAGAAGATTTAA
- a CDS encoding DNA translocase FtsK 4TM domain-containing protein: MGSRKNAKDKPPREKQKISGLLLLLFALLLLLSLFSYHLGNRTKETNHCGAVGLFLSRLFAPLFGFFSYLFVLFFFLFAFSLILKKNLKGATKFSLKLFTYALFLNSFLGYINLNKEIVGESGIFLGEIFHTLLGSFGGYIVLPFLLTILFLLFTGIQIPILQSLSLLFRLFLLLFRGLKALLLLLFRLGKRIPLPKMVKDNAVKEKEVIRNRKEDTPAEEEKLKEEEEVMPPPTEEVEEDFPEEFISALEKEREEEISKNDKELKEEAEILLRKLKEFAIEGEITGILTGPVITRFEFQPAPGIKIQQIESLADDLALSLRAERIRILAPIPGKAAVGIEIPNKKRKIVRLRPILESGVLDSSPSPLSFVLGDTITGEPYIADLRQMPHILIAGTTGSGKSVCINCILSSIIYRSSYQDVRFLTIDPKQLELPIYDPLPHLLGLTTTDPQSAPKELDRIIQVMEMRYSEFARVGVRDIETYNSQCEKIGKKRKPYIVIIVDELADLMKTVKDPGEMERRITRLAQMSRAVGIHLILATQRPSTDVITGLIKANFPCRIAFQVASKTDSRIILDMNGAESLLGRGDMLFLPPGKGEPIRLHGAFISVEEAKRLVNLWAKRYLKEILKGLIPNPKKKAEEIVKTGVIDILINKEKASIEEERRRLAEILSEEIAERLLAVEYHTPLEEEAEVRRLKKEEIALSDEIDEYFATAARYVFQNKEASVSMLQRKLDVGWARAGRIIDQLEKAGIVGPYAGSKSRRVLIESEEELEAILRKIMGERKR; encoded by the coding sequence ATGGGTAGTAGAAAGAATGCAAAAGATAAACCCCCGAGAGAGAAACAGAAAATCTCCGGTCTCCTTCTCCTCCTTTTTGCCCTCCTCCTCCTCCTCAGTCTCTTCTCTTATCATCTGGGCAATCGGACAAAGGAGACGAACCATTGTGGGGCGGTTGGCTTATTTTTAAGCCGCCTCTTCGCTCCCCTCTTCGGCTTCTTCTCTTACCTCTTCGTCCTCTTCTTCTTTCTTTTCGCCTTCTCTTTAATTTTAAAGAAAAACTTAAAAGGGGCGACAAAGTTCTCTCTGAAACTCTTCACCTACGCTCTCTTTCTCAATTCCTTCTTGGGATACATAAATTTGAATAAAGAGATCGTTGGGGAATCGGGTATCTTTCTCGGCGAAATTTTTCACACCCTCTTAGGATCTTTTGGTGGCTATATCGTCCTCCCTTTCCTTTTAACCATCCTCTTCCTTCTCTTTACCGGCATTCAAATTCCCATCCTCCAATCCCTTTCCCTTCTCTTTCGGCTTTTCCTTCTCCTTTTTCGGGGATTAAAAGCTCTTCTTCTCCTTCTCTTTCGTCTGGGAAAAAGAATCCCTCTCCCGAAAATGGTAAAGGACAATGCCGTTAAGGAAAAGGAGGTAATAAGAAATAGGAAAGAAGATACCCCGGCCGAAGAGGAAAAATTGAAAGAAGAAGAGGAGGTGATGCCACCGCCGACAGAGGAAGTTGAGGAAGATTTTCCCGAAGAGTTTATCTCCGCCTTAGAGAAAGAGAGAGAAGAGGAAATCTCCAAAAATGATAAAGAATTAAAGGAAGAAGCAGAGATTCTTTTGAGAAAATTGAAGGAGTTTGCTATTGAAGGGGAGATTACGGGAATTCTCACCGGTCCTGTAATTACCCGTTTTGAGTTCCAACCGGCACCGGGAATAAAGATCCAGCAAATTGAGAGTTTAGCTGATGATCTCGCCCTCTCCTTGAGGGCTGAAAGGATAAGAATCTTGGCTCCGATCCCCGGAAAGGCGGCCGTAGGTATTGAAATTCCTAATAAGAAACGGAAGATTGTCCGCCTCCGGCCCATCTTGGAAAGTGGAGTCTTAGATTCTTCGCCTTCCCCTTTATCCTTTGTTCTGGGCGATACCATCACAGGTGAACCCTATATCGCCGACTTGAGGCAGATGCCCCATATCTTAATTGCCGGAACAACTGGTTCGGGAAAGTCAGTTTGTATAAATTGCATCCTCTCCTCCATTATCTACCGCTCTTCCTACCAAGATGTTCGATTTTTAACCATTGACCCGAAACAATTGGAATTGCCGATTTATGACCCCCTCCCCCATCTCTTAGGCTTAACCACCACCGACCCGCAGAGTGCCCCGAAGGAATTGGACCGAATAATCCAAGTGATGGAGATGCGTTATTCCGAATTCGCCCGGGTTGGGGTAAGGGATATTGAAACTTATAATTCCCAATGCGAAAAAATCGGAAAGAAAAGGAAGCCTTACATTGTAATTATTGTGGACGAACTGGCGGATTTGATGAAGACGGTGAAAGACCCCGGAGAGATGGAGAGAAGAATAACCCGCTTAGCCCAAATGTCCCGAGCGGTGGGCATCCATCTCATTTTAGCCACCCAAAGACCCTCCACCGATGTGATAACCGGATTGATTAAGGCAAACTTCCCTTGCCGAATTGCCTTTCAGGTCGCCTCCAAGACCGATTCCCGCATCATCCTTGATATGAACGGCGCGGAAAGTCTCTTAGGGAGAGGTGATATGCTCTTTTTGCCTCCGGGGAAAGGTGAGCCGATAAGATTGCACGGGGCATTCATTTCGGTGGAAGAAGCAAAACGTTTGGTTAATCTTTGGGCAAAACGCTATCTGAAAGAAATCCTTAAAGGATTAATACCAAATCCTAAAAAGAAGGCAGAAGAGATCGTAAAAACCGGCGTGATTGACATTCTGATTAATAAAGAGAAGGCGAGTATTGAAGAGGAGCGAAGGCGTCTGGCAGAGATTTTGAGTGAAGAGATTGCCGAAAGGTTACTCGCCGTAGAATATCATACCCCCTTAGAAGAAGAAGCGGAAGTCCGTCGTTTGAAGAAAGAGGAGATTGCCCTCAGCGATGAGATTGACGAATATTTCGCTACCGCCGCCCGTTATGTCTTTCAAAATAAAGAGGCATCCGTTTCCATGCTCCAGAGGAAGTTAGATGTCGGTTGGGCGAGGGCGGGGAGAATCATTGACCAGTTAGAAAAAGCGGGTATCGTTGGTCCCTATGCCGGCTCAAAATCAAGAAGAGTCTTAATAGAGAGTGAAGAAGAATTGGAAGCAATTTTGAGGAAGATAATGGGAGAAAGGAAGAGATGA
- a CDS encoding site-2 protease family protein yields MDKNFLLSLPAILFGLTIHEYAHGYVAARLGDPTAKFSGRLTLNPLKHLDPIGIISALLFRIGWAKPVPIDPFNFPDPKKGILLVSLAGPSANFLIAFLSGILTRVFKFLPSPFLFQLFSLSVIYNLIFASFNLIPIPPLDGSKILSYFLPERLNFYYMELERYGFYLLLMIIVIGNLVGIPILFWLINPFVSFFYRLFIG; encoded by the coding sequence ATGGATAAGAATTTTCTTTTGAGTCTACCCGCCATCTTATTCGGCTTAACCATCCACGAATACGCTCACGGCTATGTCGCCGCCAGACTGGGTGATCCAACGGCAAAATTCTCTGGCCGCTTAACCCTTAATCCCTTAAAACACCTTGACCCGATCGGCATCATTTCCGCCCTCCTCTTCCGCATCGGCTGGGCAAAACCGGTGCCGATTGATCCCTTTAACTTTCCGGACCCAAAAAAGGGGATTTTATTGGTAAGCCTCGCCGGACCATCCGCCAATTTCCTTATCGCCTTCCTCTCTGGCATTCTCACCCGGGTATTTAAATTTCTTCCTTCCCCCTTTCTCTTCCAGTTATTTTCCTTATCGGTTATCTATAACCTCATCTTCGCCTCCTTTAATTTAATCCCCATCCCGCCCCTTGACGGTTCAAAAATTTTAAGTTATTTCTTACCAGAAAGGCTAAATTTTTATTACATGGAATTGGAGCGCTACGGTTTTTATTTACTTTTAATGATCATCGTGATTGGGAATCTTGTGGGAATTCCCATCCTCTTTTGGCTCATAAATCCTTTTGTCAGTTTCTTCTATCGCTTATTTATTGGTTAA
- a CDS encoding T9SS type A sorting domain-containing protein, with product MNRLLFILSLLLSLTYAQYQCDWYSVNSGGTRINIGNLSAQVSVSQTAVGIIQSTNQIAQIGFWIIDTTLVGIKEISIQKPSLKTELFPPRPNPFSQNTILSYSLAKESNVSINIYNTGGGLVKRFSFPEQKPGIYSFPLSSERMREGVYFLHFSADGYKKVKKIIFLR from the coding sequence ATGAATAGATTATTATTTATCTTATCTCTTCTCCTTTCTCTAACCTATGCCCAATACCAATGCGATTGGTATTCCGTAAATTCCGGTGGCACAAGGATTAATATCGGTAATCTCTCTGCCCAGGTCTCAGTTTCCCAAACCGCAGTTGGTATTATCCAAAGCACTAATCAAATTGCCCAAATTGGTTTCTGGATTATTGATACTACCCTCGTGGGGATAAAGGAAATATCTATTCAAAAACCCTCTTTAAAGACCGAACTTTTCCCTCCCCGGCCGAACCCTTTCTCCCAAAATACTATCCTCTCCTATTCCCTAGCAAAAGAGAGCAATGTCTCAATTAACATCTATAATACCGGTGGTGGATTAGTGAAACGTTTCTCCTTCCCCGAGCAAAAACCTGGGATTTATTCCTTCCCCTTATCTTCGGAGAGAATGAGAGAAGGCGTTTATTTCTTACACTTCTCCGCTGACGGATATAAAAAGGTGAAGAAAATTATCTTTTTAAGATAG
- a CDS encoding MazG nucleotide pyrophosphohydrolase domain-containing protein, whose amino-acid sequence MKSKNRDFFLEALKIQKNAKRIGFDWQKKEEIFKKIREEIRELKRAIKKGDQKMVEEEFGDLLFSLINLSRHLRINPKIALRKANQKFLKRFREMKKKISKNATLQEMDRVWEMIKRR is encoded by the coding sequence GTGAAATCAAAGAATAGAGATTTTTTCTTGGAGGCATTAAAAATTCAAAAAAACGCCAAAAGAATTGGCTTTGATTGGCAGAAGAAGGAAGAGATCTTTAAAAAAATTAGAGAAGAGATCAGGGAGTTAAAAAGGGCAATCAAAAAAGGTGACCAGAAAATGGTAGAAGAAGAGTTTGGCGATTTACTCTTCTCTTTGATTAACCTCTCCCGACATTTAAGAATTAACCCAAAAATCGCTTTGAGAAAAGCGAATCAGAAATTCTTAAAAAGGTTTCGGGAGATGAAGAAAAAGATAAGTAAAAATGCCACCCTCCAAGAGATGGACCGCGTCTGGGAGATGATAAAGAGAAGATAA
- a CDS encoding coenzyme F420-0:L-glutamate ligase, protein MKKFEPVREVSGKRFLRIPIKTHILSEKDDIAEVVKRYTSQILKPNDIITISESAVAITQGRAIPTARLKPRFLARLLWRFVRKVPYGVGLRNPYSMECAIREVGEIRILFASFISALTKLLGRRGDFYRIAGKQAAMIDAPHTSGVKEYYECVIMGPKEPERVSQKIKEVTGCECAIMDVNDIGGSWVVGASSGVPKKLLEEIMRDNPAGQGDNLTPIIIVREIKE, encoded by the coding sequence ATGAAAAAATTTGAACCGGTAAGGGAAGTCTCGGGTAAGAGATTCTTAAGAATCCCAATCAAAACCCATATCCTCTCCGAAAAGGATGATATAGCGGAGGTGGTGAAGAGATACACCTCCCAGATATTAAAACCCAATGACATCATCACCATCTCGGAAAGTGCGGTGGCGATTACCCAAGGGAGGGCAATCCCCACCGCAAGGTTAAAGCCCAGGTTTTTAGCCCGTCTCCTCTGGCGGTTTGTGCGAAAGGTTCCTTATGGGGTTGGTCTCAGAAATCCTTACAGTATGGAATGCGCCATTCGGGAGGTTGGTGAGATAAGAATCCTTTTTGCCTCCTTCATCTCCGCCCTCACCAAACTCTTAGGACGCCGGGGGGATTTCTACCGCATCGCCGGGAAACAGGCGGCAATGATTGATGCCCCCCACACCTCCGGGGTGAAAGAATATTACGAGTGCGTAATTATGGGACCAAAGGAACCAGAGAGGGTGAGCCAAAAGATAAAGGAAGTGACCGGTTGCGAATGCGCGATTATGGATGTGAACGACATCGGTGGGAGTTGGGTCGTCGGCGCTTCCTCCGGTGTTCCGAAAAAACTCTTAGAAGAGATTATGCGCGACAATCCCGCGGGTCAGGGAGATAATTTAACTCCCATCATCATCGTCCGTGAAATCAAAGAATAG